A stretch of DNA from Ciona intestinalis chromosome 8, KH, whole genome shotgun sequence:
GAGATTGTGTCGGCGTGTTTGAAGGAGCTAAAGTCCAACAATCCTGGTGTAAGTTGAATATTTGAACATTGTGAATTGTTTGATTATTTAGGATAAAACTCATGTTTTATGCCTAGTTACATAAAAGTCAGATTGCTTTTGGGTTAATTGTCTGCCATTGTAATAAAANNNNNNNNNNNNNNNNNNNNNNNNNNNNNNNNNNNNNNNNNNNNNNNNNNNNNNNNNNNNNNNNNNNNNNNNNNNNNNNNNNNNNNNNNNNNNNNNNNNNNNNNNNNNNNNNNNNNNNNNNNNNNNNNNNNNNNNNNNNNNNNNNNNNNNNNNNNNNNNNNNNNNNNNNNNNNNNNNNNNNNNNNNNNNNNNNNNNNNNNNNNNNNNNNNNNNNNNNNNNNNNNNNNNNNNNNNNNNNNNNNNNNNNNNNNNNNNNNNNNNNNNNNNNNNNNNNNNNNNNNNNNNNNNNNNNNNNNNNNNNNNNNNNNNNNNNNNNNNNNNNNNNNNNNNNNNNNNNNNNNNNNNNNNNNNNNNNNNNNNNNNNNNNNNNNNNNNNNNNNNNNNNNNNNNNNNNNNNNNNNNNNNNNNNNNNNNNNNNNNNNNNNNNNNNNNNNNNNNNNNNNNNNNNNNNNNNNNNNNNNNNNNNNNNNNNNNNNNNNNNNNNNNNNNNNNNNNNNNNNNNNNNNNNNNNNNNNNNNNNNNNNNNNNNNNNNNNNNNNNNNNNNNNNNNNNNNNNNNNNNNNNNNNNNNNNNNNNNNNNNNNNNNNNNNNNNNNNNNNNNNNNNNNNNNNNNNNNNNNNNNNNNNNNNNNNNNNNNNNNNNNNNNNNNNNNNNNNNNNNNNNNNNNNNNNNNNNNNNNNNNNNNNNNNNNNNNNNNNNNNNNNNNNNNNNNNNNNNNNNNNNNNNNNNNNNNNNNNNNNNNNNNNNNNNNNNNNNNNNNNNNNNNNNNNNNNNNNNNNNNNNNNNNNNNNNNNNNNNNNNNNNNNNNNNNNNNNNNNNNNNNNNNNNNNNNNNNNNNNNNNNNNNNNNNNNNNNNNNNNNNNNNNNNNNNNNNNNNNNNNNNNNNNNNNNNNNNNNNNNNNNNNNNNNNNNNNNNNNNNNNNNNNNNNNNNNNNNNNNNNNNNNNNNNNNNNNNNNNNNNNNNNNNNNNNNNNNNNNNNNNNNNNNNNNNNNNNNNNNNNNNNNNNNNNNNNNNNNNNNNNNNNNNNNNNNNNNNNNNNNNNNNNNNNNNNNNNNNNNNNNNNNNNNNNNNNNNNNNNNNNNNNNNNNNNNNNNNNNNNNNNNNNNNNNNNNNNNNNNNNNNNNNNNNNNNNNNNNNNNNNNNNNNNNNNNNNNNNNNNNNNNNNNNNNNNNNNNNNNNNNNNNNNNNNNNNNNNNNNNNNNNNNNNNNNNNNNNNNNNNNNNNNNNNNNNNNNNNNNNNNNNNNNNNNNNNNNNNNNNNNNNNNNNNNNNNNNNNNNNNNNNNNNNNNNNNNNNNNNNNNNNNNNNNNNNNNNNNNNNNNNNNNNNNNNNNNNNNNNNNNNNNNNNNNNNNNNNNNNNNNNNNNNNNNNNNNNNNNNNNNNNNNNNNNNNNNNNNNNNNNNNNNNNNNNNNNNNNNNNNNNNNNNNNNNNNNNNNNNNNNNNNNNNNNNNNNNNNNNNNNNNNNNNNNNNNNNNNNNNNNNNNNNNNNNNNNNNNNNNNNNNNNNNNNNNNNNNNNNNNNNNNNNNNNNNNNNNNNNNNNNNNNNNNNNNNNNNNNNNNNNNNNNNNNNNNNNNNNNNNNNNNNNNNNNNNNAGTCCGAAGTGGGAAATTCTCCTCGAAATTTTGGATGAAATTCGTGAAGCTAATAAACAAACAGAGAAAACAGAACGTAAGTGATAGAATTAACCTGTCTATGCGAtaagtttataataatacCATTTTCTACCCTTCTACGGCCATTTGTACTTAGTCCTAACACCTAGAGTAATAAACATactgtaacttattcatcctcatGTGGCtggaaagcgacagtcgttataacacaggtgttctgtttcatacacctcatgccagcttacgagttatggatgtatttttttctatttttatgtatggctgtcTTTGGCTGATAACTTGAATAACCCATTAGGTGCCGGATGAATACTATAAAAGGCATATGCAACTTTTTATTGGCATAATTGTCTTATTATTATCCAGTTGGAGAGGGTAAAGTTCTGATATGTGTAAGTGAGATGAGAGGAATCTACATGATCCGAGATTTCCTCAAGTTTGGAACACGAGCAGCTTTGTTGAGGATTTACAACAAAGCGTTTAAGAAGTCTCTGCTTATCCCAACTGATGAGGGAAACACCAAAGGTATGAACCACTGGTATAATCTAAATCTGCttggtaaaaactttgttttgtttgaatttctttttatgatttttgctgttttaaacaaaagaaacatgtttttttttgtgttagcTATAGAATAATAAGTACATTTTGTcaaactttactttttaatgtttacaaattaatgTAGTGCAGAAAAACCTGCCttccctgccaccccaggtttgacGCCTATGCCTGGATCGGAGTTTGGTAAGAATTACAGTAGTTTTAAAGTCTATTTATGAAACAGATGATCtgttaaaaaagaagaaaaagtcGAGTGAGATCCCAACTCCTCCAGACTCGTGTGAGGACATCTTCCCTAACTCCAAAGATGATAGGAAGACTTTAGAAGAGAATGAAGAGATTGATGCGATCCGATACCGGAGAATGAAAGTCCTTGATTCCCCGGAAACCCATCTTCACGCTCTTCACGGGAATCCTGATCCTTACATCTTGTCTCGAGCGTTAGAAGAGATACAACCAAGGTCAGaactaaaagtttaaatttaacttttgtttcaaGTAACTCAAAGTTACcgattttgtaaaattggtCAAAGAATATATTATTTGCGGGTGGCTAGGTGGTTCTTTGTCAAGGGCCAGAATTGGCCAATTACCCTAAAAATCATTTTCTGTACACCCTAAATAGTGTCGTCGACTGTATGTGTTGCCCCACCAGGTGGGTATAATTAAGGGGAGGAGGAAGGTTTCAGGGGGTTCGACTTacccatttaaaaacaatcataaaAGATGAaagtatataataaaaaaacaaaaagtttaatttagccctccccccccccttcatttttttcacttcCCCACtgcttacattcattcaatctcCAGATATGTGATCTTATACGACTCTAGCATCCACTTTGTTCGTCAGCTTGAGGTGTACAAAGCATGTCGGCCAGGAATTCCCCTTCGTGTATATTTCCTAACTTTCCAATCCTCAGCGGAAGAACAAGTTTATTTAACATCTTTACGAAGAGAGAAAGAAGCTTTTCATTCTCTCATCCAAGAAAAAGCGGTtagtttatttacaataattaaaatttgttttaagcaGCATCTAGTACTAATTTTTTAACTGGCCAATatgtcaaaataatttttaggcctattcaatttttttcattcaaaaaattgaacctcattaaactttaaatataaatggatttcatatcaatttttttctcaaaaacTTCCGGTTGTTACCCAATATTAATTTATCTGCAGACAATGGTAATCCCAAAAGAGAGAGAAGGGAAAAACAAGGACGATCCTCAGTTTGAAAGAAACGTGAAACCAGCGTATGAAATAAACTCTCGTAAAGCTGGAGGACAAGGGTGAGAAGTTATAGATATTCCGATATttaggatctggtgctatgacataaataacagacaaaaatccagtctaaattgtataatatatgagatatatatatagctaaaTGGGATCAGTAGTCTCTGCATTAGAAAAgtcatatttgaatattttttacttatatataGTGTTTTATATCCTAAAAAAATAGCCTGAAGTTTATTCAACTTTTAGTTTGGTGTCATAATAGTTGTGACAGATTACAACAATTATTTGTGTTTCAAAGTTGAAGGTAATCCGCTAtattaactgttttattttttcctcttttaaaatttaatttttaaagcaaatatagtttaaattcTTAGTATTTAGAATAGAACTTATtctgttctatgtgggtgacTCCTTTTTAATGtactgggatttaagccatatttggtccattacccctgGAATATAACTTACCGCAgagttttaaatcattttattttcagtggTTTAGTTGAAGACAAGAAACAAACCATTGTTGTCGACATGCGAGAGTTCCGTAGCGAGCTTCCATCTTTGCTCCACAAGAGGGGGATAGAGATTGAACCGATAACGATTGAGGTAAATTTGATTTGTTGAAAAATTaagatgttttataaaaaaaaattaattttttagtttaaaactgcTCTTATGGTGTAGCAATAAAGTGCGAGGTATTGCAATAGAAGACAAAATTACcgttgtataattttttaaatgctcattgtttactaccaaataggacgggaaaatagaatgaaaaggtgtcctgtcttccccaaccctactgtataagtaatgaaaaggtgtcctatctttccccaccctactagtgCTATATTATATAACGTCAAGTACATTTTAAGGCCTAAAAAGTGTGAGAATTTTTAGGTTGGAGATTACATTTTGACGCCAAATATCTGCGTTGAACGGAAGAGTTTAAGCGATCTGATTGGTTCGTTGGGCAGTGGTCGTCTCTATACACAATGTGTCGCCATGAGTCGGCATTATTCACAACCTATGTTGCTTATTGAGTTCGATGCAAACAAAGCTTTCTCTTTCCAAGTAAGTCAACAGTGTTGCACAATTTTTAAGTtaacagtgttgcacaactTAAAAAGTTAACAGTTGTTAGTGGAGTGGTCGTAAATAATAGGGGTGTAAAAcccatttttttcattaaatccCCCTTTTTTACACATTCATTGATAGAGTAAGTATAATGaaaattaactaaatactaaaacagaaaaaatactcattactttttatagtaaattaaaaaaaaacacatgcaAAATGGAAAGTCAGGGTCCGAAACACACCCCTGGCCGCGACAATGCCAGTGTtgcacaatttaaaaattttaccaatTCCTTTGTCCATATCCAGGCACGAGGAGTTGCAGGGGCAACACTGACATTGAAGGAACTTAACCAGAAGTTGACGTTACTTCTACTTCACTTTCCTAAGTTAAGACTAGCTTGGTGTTCCTCACCTTCTACAGCAGCTGAGTTGTTTCATGACCTCAAACTTACAAGGTggataaaaatcttttttataattgtaaaatgtGGCAAAATGGTTTGCACGCCCGCCTCTAACCCAGACGCAAAGCTAATGGGTCCACGGCTCGTCGCTACTACTACcgccacaaaaaaataacttaacagaaagtaatatatatggtaacttgtaagcgggcaagaGTTGTGTGAAGCAgcacacttgtgttataaagactgtatTTTTCCGACCACAGGAGGATAAgccaagttacattcattcatttttccaGAGAGCAACCAGACCCAGAGAAAGCTGCTGCCATTGGAGCATCAGAACCTGACGGATCATCAGATGAGAAATACAACACCGCCCCTTATGTGAGtttcatattaaattattatttatgaaaCTGTGTCCACAGTTTTCCCATCAATTGGGTTGTGCGAGCACCCCTGAGATTATATAGAGTAGACTAACTGTAATAACTCAGCATCCCCACACCCCCAAGGAACACATGTTTTACACAATAGCCATTTAGGGGGGCGAGAACCTTTAGTTAAAAAGCCCTGTTACTAAACTAAATTCTGCATCATCAAAAATCCTTTCTTTTTCCTCAGGACTTTCTTCTCAAACTTCCAGGAATAAACAGCAAGAACTGTCGTAGCATTCTTCATCATGTGACTGATCTTCGTCATCTTTGTCGGCTCTCTGAGGAACAACTGGAGGAACTTCTGTCGAGCAAGATCAACGCACGGCAGGTGACAATAGAAATcttgtattattttacacaTAAGTAAATTTggactggaaacactggtaagAAGCTTTTTTTGACagaattgtaattttttttaatttttgcgtTTAGGTTACGAAAATGTTTATAACTGGattaagtatttaaataagGTAACAACAAAGGCTAAAATGGTCGATTATTGGCCAAAAATTCACAGTTGCATAATTGAACTGATAAATtatgacagtgagcatgaggtttttTAATGAGTTTACTTATGGTTGTGCAAAACATATTGTCTTGTTATTAAGTTAGAATAAATGTAAGTGCATAATGGGTCAAATCGTTGTTTACAATTGATTACGGCCTATTAGCCAAGCTCAGGATAAAATACTGGGGGGTGAaatgaataccgttagcatacaATATCCCACATTTACTAATTATCAAtcaacaacgctattttaaagtcgtgaggatacggttatatattaatttttgtaaataattttgtttaccaccatttttttaaacagctgTATGAGTTCTTGCACGAAAAATACGACGCCAGCACCTCAAAAAGTACGGACACCTCAGCGAAAATGAAATCTAAACGACCGTTTGGAGGCGGGAAGAAACCGTTCAACAAGTTCAAGAAAAAGTAAAGCGGACGGTCATATTTTGTGCGGTATTTCCCCTTTCCGATGTGCAATTtctacatttaaattattttctaataCAACTTATAAGCACTGTACGTGCGTTGCGTTAAATTTTCAGATCAAAATGACGATGCGACTCTATGGTCAGCAATCAACGCGCGCTCGACCGACCGTATGAGGCCTATATGCATTGTCCGTCACGAAAACAATTGTCGCTTCATAATAGCTCGTGTTTTTCGGGTCAAAGCATCAGAAAAGCGACACCGCACCTCCCCACGTTGCGCTTCGTTCTACGCCGACCTCCTTTGCATTATAAGTAAGCATCCCGAACGTTGAACCGTATCGGAACTTTAATCCTGGAAAGCAAAAGACGGCATTGTTTATCTGGATGAAATGAGccagatgagccgttaaaagaatattttcattatgcctggtatagcagaagtaacagaacatTGATTGTTCTGACCTGGACCGCTTCTGAGAAGACCTAGGTTTCAGTAACTGATAGCACAAGGAAAGAAACGTATTCATGCTCACTACGGGTTAAGGGTCAAACCCTACCGGTAGGTACCATAGACAGAAGGTCAAAAGAATCAGTTAAACAGCAGTGTATTAAATAGGATATATCATCGATGTTGTTGTAAGGTTAAAGGGTTAAATATACTTAACAGAAACACTTGTTAAGTATATATTTTCCCGAATATGGGTCACGTTTTCTGACATTGCTATAATCAAGCAGTTTTAttctaaatttttaatgttttaaatcaaacagATACTTTGGCTTTGGGctaattattttagtttaaacagtagggtggggtggacgggacaccttccgcacataatatcctgatggtgttttgaacatttaacgTCGGTCTATAcaagagtcgtgagggtacggatttataattctttaaatgttctttgtttactaccaaatgggacgagaaaaaagaatgaaaagtgtcccatcttaccccaacctattatattgCTTTTCCTATATGCCCAACCCTTACCTGGAACGTATCCCATAAATTTTGGCAGTAGACCTGACTTTATGTGATAGATATTCGTGTTCTTGTGGTCAAGGGCTGTCCGCCTGTAGAAGTCGTAATCTTGTATAGTTCGCATGCCAGGAACTGGCGTGCTCACCCAAGGTACAACTCCCGGGGTTGGAATGTTTGAATGTAATGAACTGCGCGACTGGAATAGCAAGATTGtcaaaattaaagaaaatggtTTTATGGATTTTTGACAAAGTTTGAAATAGCAACACTTTAAAAATCAGCCCGAAGTGTCTTATATGTTAGCTGTTATAGGTAAAAATTAGATCCGCACAGCAAATTCCACTGTCATGTCCGCCACGACGATGCTAAATAGccaagttttaaagttaatttgcTTTTTCCAGCAACTGGGTACCCactaacccacaaagttacatacgtggtaattcttaagctgacatgaggtgtatgaaacaaaacgccCGTGTTATTTGTAACGATTGTCAGCACCATCAAGcaaatttaattcatttaactCTACAGAGATTACGAAACTCTTACAATACCATGTTTACGCTTACCGTTTTTTCTCTGTTTAATTTTCCCGACCCAGTAGATTTTACACTGTGGTATGAATGCGTTACTCGACTCGCGGGTGCTGAAAACGCTCTTCTTGCGTCACTGTCGGCCACGGACGTCACGAATTTCTTTGTATCTGCTTCGTAGGTGGCCCTGGGCTTGTTCTGTGTCTCTGTTTTGTGAACAAGCAGTAAAAAGTTTCACAAAAGGCGGCTGTTTTAACTCGAAACCAAAACGTCACGGGTTATGTTTACAGAACTAACTGAGGAATTATTACACTGCCACTAAGCTA
This window harbors:
- the LOC100186945 gene encoding uncharacterized protein LOC100186945, producing the protein MAPNSNALPGINDAEVSPLRENERPVWSRGGTLVRRPPVRHYIPKHPFYYSSTEMFETQNKPRATYEADTKKFVTSVADSDARRAFSAPASRVTHSYHSVKSTGSGKLNREKTSRSSLHSNIPTPGVVPWVSTPVPGMRTIQDYDFYRRTALDHKNTNIYHIKSGLLPKFMGYVPGLKFRYGSTFGMLTYNAKEVGVERSATWGGAVSLF
- the LOC100176727 gene encoding DNA repair endonuclease XPF, which codes for MDSTPSVPASTPSTSSADPTASVNLSAPSAPADPTKSSCSTSSVDHTSSMLEYENQIFLDMYQENALLVMCEGLGLDRIFLNFLRLYSDLKELVFVLNTDQLQQEYYIEKLRSLGVNQLPCIMTSEYGAQERKRMYARGGIFFASSRILVMDLLVDRIPVHLVSGMLVTKAHKMADACQEPFILRLFRQKNKEGFIKGFTDNPVALVGGYSRMEKVMKNMFVGKVFLWPRFHLNIIECMDKRKPEVIEIGVELTNSMKIIQTSLLEIVSACLKELKSNNPGVNCFWVNCLPFPKWEILLEILDEIREANKQTEKTELGEGKVLICVSEMRGIYMIRDFLKFGTRAALLRIYNKAFKKSLLIPTDEGNTKDDLLKKKKKSSEIPTPPDSCEDIFPNSKDDRKTLEENEEIDAIRYRRMKVLDSPETHLHALHGNPDPYILSRALEEIQPRYVILYDSSIHFVRQLEVYKACRPGIPLRVYFLTFQSSAEEQVYLTSLRREKEAFHSLIQEKATMVIPKEREGKNKDDPQFERNVKPAYEINSRKAGGQGGLVEDKKQTIVVDMREFRSELPSLLHKRGIEIEPITIEVGDYILTPNICVERKSLSDLIGSLGSGRLYTQCVAMSRHYSQPMLLIEFDANKAFSFQARGVAGATLTLKELNQKLTLLLLHFPKLRLAWCSSPSTAAELFHDLKLTREQPDPEKAAAIGASEPDGSSDEKYNTAPYDFLLKLPGINSKNCRSILHHVTDLRHLCRLSEEQLEELLSSKINARQLYEFLHEKYDASTSKSTDTSAKMKSKRPFGGGKKPFNKFKKK